In Kitasatospora sp. NBC_00240, the following are encoded in one genomic region:
- a CDS encoding TetR/AcrR family transcriptional regulator: MTASRTARADVRAELTRQITDIARRQLATEGAGGLSLRAVAREMGMVSSAVYRYFASRDELLTALIIDGYQAVGAAVEQADASRPAEDHAGRWLAVCRALRGWAVAHPHEYALLHGSPVPGYHAPADTLAPAMRTTLVLGGLVADAHRAGAITPPAGLPTPPAVLTEDAERVRQVMPGVPDDTVLRALTAWTGVHGWLGFELFGQFTGSVLNLPEAFDHTARTLGTLIGFRPAPAG; the protein is encoded by the coding sequence ATGACCGCGAGCCGCACCGCCCGAGCCGACGTCCGCGCCGAGCTGACCAGGCAGATCACCGACATCGCCCGGCGCCAGCTCGCCACCGAAGGAGCCGGCGGCCTCTCCCTGCGCGCCGTCGCCCGCGAGATGGGCATGGTCTCCTCGGCGGTCTACCGCTACTTCGCCTCCCGCGACGAGCTGCTCACCGCCCTGATCATCGACGGCTACCAGGCCGTCGGCGCGGCGGTGGAGCAGGCCGACGCGAGCCGCCCCGCCGAGGACCACGCCGGCCGCTGGCTGGCCGTCTGCCGGGCCCTGCGCGGCTGGGCGGTGGCCCACCCGCACGAGTACGCCCTGCTGCACGGCTCCCCCGTGCCCGGCTACCACGCGCCGGCGGACACCCTGGCCCCCGCGATGCGCACCACCCTCGTGCTCGGCGGCCTGGTCGCCGACGCCCACCGGGCCGGGGCGATCACCCCGCCGGCCGGCCTTCCCACACCCCCGGCCGTCCTCACCGAGGACGCCGAGCGGGTCCGCCAGGTGATGCCCGGCGTCCCCGACGACACCGTCCTGCGCGCCCTGACCGCCTGGACGGGCGTCCACGGGTGGCTCGGCTTCGAGCTCTTCGGCCAGTTCACCGGCTCGGTCCTGAACCTCCCCGAGGCCTTCGACCACACCGCGCGCACCCTCGGCACGCTGATCGGGTTCCGGCCCGCACCGGCCGGCTGA
- a CDS encoding MFS transporter: MADLSPAGSGLPSAPFPGRHGSGRRLSEALLPLELAPRTQLQLAAVSRWNAVRGIRVGLCAAALLFLLIGANLATPIYPYLQSRLGLTALDTTVLFTVYVFALVPVLAAVGHWSDLLGRRALILPAVALAAGGDAIFATAGSFWQLAAGRAVQGIAVGMSTGAAGAALGDLLPERPTLAAKLTLACSAGGVALGPIVGAVLSDGGLAGGDNPLLTPFLVHAVALLALCVPLALVHPRMPGRRRPPASPPRVTTPAHLRPRRLALPASGRREFLLAAGAGFVSYAVFGVYLSLAPAFSAKLLHSGSHLTGAVVAALLLGSSAAVQLLVPPTSDRLVIALGMTGLAAGLALVVAAQYTGTPALLFIGSVLGGACQGVAFRSLFTSAVAAMDPERRGGELSTLWVIVYLGSSLPIVAVGALTQHYGLLPAVSGFGVVAALACLTLAGAVLRRPAR; the protein is encoded by the coding sequence ATGGCGGACCTCTCCCCCGCCGGCTCCGGCCTGCCCTCCGCGCCCTTCCCCGGGCGCCACGGCAGCGGACGCCGGCTCTCGGAGGCCTTGCTCCCCCTGGAGCTCGCACCACGCACGCAGCTCCAGCTCGCCGCCGTCAGCCGCTGGAACGCGGTACGCGGCATCCGCGTCGGCCTCTGTGCCGCCGCCCTCCTGTTCCTCCTGATCGGCGCCAATCTGGCCACCCCGATCTACCCCTACCTGCAGTCCCGGCTCGGCCTGACCGCACTGGACACCACGGTCCTGTTCACCGTGTACGTCTTCGCGCTCGTCCCGGTGCTCGCCGCCGTGGGCCACTGGTCCGACCTGCTGGGGCGGCGGGCGCTGATCCTGCCCGCCGTGGCGCTGGCCGCCGGCGGGGACGCGATCTTCGCGACCGCCGGGAGCTTCTGGCAGCTGGCCGCGGGCCGCGCCGTCCAGGGCATCGCGGTCGGCATGTCCACCGGCGCCGCCGGCGCGGCCCTCGGCGACCTGCTGCCCGAGCGCCCCACCCTGGCCGCCAAGCTCACCCTGGCCTGCTCGGCCGGCGGCGTCGCGCTCGGCCCGATCGTCGGCGCCGTGCTCTCCGACGGCGGTCTCGCCGGCGGCGACAACCCGCTGCTCACGCCCTTCCTGGTGCACGCCGTCGCGCTGCTCGCGCTGTGCGTCCCGCTGGCCCTGGTGCACCCCCGGATGCCCGGCCGCCGGCGCCCGCCGGCCTCACCGCCGCGCGTCACCACCCCCGCGCACCTGCGCCCGCGCCGCCTCGCCCTGCCCGCGAGCGGCCGCCGGGAGTTCCTGCTCGCGGCCGGCGCCGGCTTCGTCTCGTACGCGGTCTTCGGCGTCTACCTCAGCCTCGCACCCGCCTTCTCCGCGAAGCTGCTGCACAGCGGCTCGCACCTGACCGGCGCGGTGGTCGCGGCCCTGCTGCTCGGCTCCTCGGCCGCCGTCCAGCTGCTGGTGCCGCCCACCTCGGACCGGCTGGTGATCGCGCTCGGGATGACCGGTCTCGCGGCCGGCCTGGCCCTGGTGGTCGCCGCCCAGTACACCGGCACCCCGGCGCTGCTCTTCATCGGCAGCGTGCTCGGCGGCGCCTGCCAGGGGGTGGCCTTCCGCTCGCTGTTCACCAGCGCGGTCGCCGCGATGGACCCGGAGCGCAGGGGCGGCGAGCTGAGCACCCTGTGGGTGATCGTCTACCTGGGCAGCTCGCTGCCGATCGTGGCCGTCGGCGCGCTGACCCAGCACTACGGCCTGCTGCCCGCGGTGAGCGGCTTCGGGGTGGTCGCCGCCCTGGCCTGCCTGACCCTCGCGGGGGCCGTGCTGCGGCGCCCGGCGCGGTAG
- a CDS encoding PucR family transcriptional regulator has translation MTEPGPGTGITLRQLLMSLGEPLVELQAAPAGLDVPVRDVAILDPEDQATAAAGELVLAIGARGRAALPALRAAGRARAAAVAVKLDAPGQADALREAATEAGVALLSVRRETRWEHLDSLARVIISGPDTPDSEGPGAGDLFSLAQTVAVLTGGIVSIEDTSSRVLAYSRSSDSDEVDDLRRLSILGRQGPEPYLAKLREWGVFQQLRASEGVIPVDPHPDLGIRRRLAIGIRAGAQPLGTIWVQEGAQPLAPLAEQALVGAARVAAAQLVRRRREVSADVRLTQTLLTGLLEGSTGPQSLATHLGLDLRRPATVLAYAAGSPSEGADLELTRAEVTGLISVHTAARHRGALLAPVESRVYVLLPDLPAGLPMSTVRSWAQEVVEAARDHLGVPLRAAIGSTVDGLAAVPESRAQADRILDAMRRGGVDLEVAALIDVQAQVLVSEMLALLQERAGLRDPRLTALTGYDRKHGTRLAESVLAWLDALGEVRVAAQALHIHPNTLRYRVRRAEQLTGIDLAQPQQRLLAMLQLRLPAED, from the coding sequence GTGACCGAGCCAGGCCCCGGCACCGGAATCACGCTGCGCCAGCTGCTGATGTCGCTGGGCGAACCACTGGTCGAACTGCAGGCCGCCCCCGCCGGGCTGGACGTCCCCGTCCGGGACGTGGCGATCCTCGACCCGGAGGACCAGGCCACCGCTGCCGCCGGCGAACTCGTGCTGGCCATCGGCGCCCGCGGCCGCGCCGCCCTGCCCGCCCTGCGCGCCGCCGGCCGCGCCCGGGCCGCCGCCGTCGCCGTCAAACTGGACGCCCCCGGCCAGGCCGACGCCCTGCGCGAAGCCGCCACCGAGGCCGGCGTCGCCCTGCTCTCCGTCCGACGGGAGACCCGCTGGGAGCACCTGGACTCACTCGCCCGGGTGATCATCTCGGGCCCGGACACCCCCGACAGCGAAGGGCCGGGCGCCGGCGACCTCTTCTCCCTCGCCCAGACCGTCGCCGTCCTGACCGGCGGGATCGTCTCCATCGAGGACACCTCCAGCCGGGTCCTCGCCTACTCCCGCTCCTCCGACTCCGACGAGGTGGACGACCTGCGGCGGCTCTCCATCCTCGGCCGCCAGGGCCCCGAGCCCTACCTCGCCAAGCTCCGCGAATGGGGCGTCTTCCAGCAGCTGCGCGCCTCCGAGGGCGTCATCCCGGTCGACCCGCACCCCGACCTCGGCATCCGCCGGCGCCTGGCCATCGGCATCCGGGCCGGCGCCCAGCCGCTGGGCACCATCTGGGTCCAGGAGGGCGCCCAGCCGCTCGCCCCGCTGGCCGAACAGGCCCTGGTCGGCGCGGCCCGGGTCGCCGCCGCCCAACTGGTCCGCCGGCGCCGGGAGGTCTCCGCCGACGTCCGGCTGACCCAGACCCTGCTGACCGGCCTGCTGGAGGGCTCCACCGGCCCGCAGTCGCTCGCCACCCACCTCGGCCTGGACCTGCGCCGCCCGGCCACCGTCCTGGCGTACGCCGCCGGCTCGCCCTCCGAGGGCGCCGACCTGGAGCTCACCCGCGCCGAGGTGACCGGCCTGATCTCGGTCCACACCGCCGCCCGGCACCGCGGCGCGCTGCTCGCACCGGTCGAGTCCCGGGTCTACGTCCTGCTCCCCGACCTGCCCGCCGGCCTGCCGATGTCGACCGTCCGCAGCTGGGCCCAGGAGGTCGTGGAGGCCGCCCGGGACCACCTCGGGGTACCGCTGCGGGCCGCGATCGGCAGCACCGTGGACGGCCTGGCCGCCGTCCCCGAGTCACGCGCGCAGGCCGACCGGATCCTGGACGCGATGCGCCGCGGCGGCGTCGACCTGGAGGTCGCGGCACTGATCGACGTCCAGGCGCAGGTCCTGGTCAGCGAGATGCTGGCGCTGCTGCAGGAACGCGCCGGCCTGCGCGACCCCCGGCTCACCGCGCTCACCGGCTACGACCGCAAGCACGGCACCCGGCTCGCCGAATCCGTCCTGGCCTGGCTGGACGCGCTGGGCGAGGTCCGGGTGGCCGCCCAGGCGCTGCACATCCACCCCAACACCCTGCGCTACCGGGTGCGCCGGGCCGAGCAGCTGACCGGCATCGACCTCGCCCAGCCGCAGCAGCGGCTGCTGGCGATGCTCCAGTTGCGGCTGCCCGCCGAGGACTGA
- a CDS encoding PadR family transcriptional regulator — translation MAKRRKVGNPLALAVLAELVAEPMHPYEMGRRLKEHGKDRDIKYTRSSLYMVVEQLRKAGFVAERETVRDTQRPERTVYALTDEGRTELHDWMVELVAEPQHEYPLFGVALSLLAVLPPAEAVELLARRVEALTERLAEIRSDIAAATAQGVQWIFLIEENYRLGALEAEHRFVTGLIESLKEPEYLRTWQQFFGSRT, via the coding sequence ATGGCGAAGCGACGCAAGGTCGGCAACCCGCTGGCACTGGCCGTCCTGGCCGAACTCGTGGCCGAGCCGATGCACCCCTACGAGATGGGGCGCCGCCTCAAGGAGCACGGCAAGGACCGCGACATCAAGTACACGCGGAGCTCGCTGTACATGGTGGTCGAGCAGCTGCGGAAGGCCGGGTTCGTCGCCGAGCGGGAGACCGTCCGGGACACCCAGCGGCCCGAGCGCACCGTCTACGCGCTGACCGACGAGGGCCGGACCGAGCTGCACGACTGGATGGTCGAGCTGGTCGCCGAACCGCAGCACGAGTACCCGCTGTTCGGCGTCGCGCTGTCGCTGCTCGCGGTCCTGCCACCGGCCGAGGCGGTTGAACTGCTCGCCCGCCGGGTGGAGGCGCTCACCGAGCGGCTCGCGGAGATTCGCTCCGACATCGCGGCCGCCACCGCCCAGGGAGTCCAGTGGATCTTCCTGATCGAGGAGAACTACCGCCTCGGCGCCCTGGAGGCCGAGCACCGCTTCGTCACAGGCCTGATCGAGTCACTCAAGGAGCCGGAGTACCTCCGGACCTGGCAGCAATTCTTCGGGAGTCGGACATGA
- a CDS encoding VOC family protein, whose amino-acid sequence MTATDEFPARISIVTLGVSDLDRSAGFYERLGWRRSAKSSPEIVWFRTADSVLGLFPYEELAADAGVPATGEPSFRGVTLAVNLESPERVDAALKVAVEAGATVVKPPAATSWGGYSGYFEDPDGHLWELAHNPFFPFTETGQLDLA is encoded by the coding sequence ATGACAGCAACCGACGAGTTCCCGGCCCGTATCAGCATCGTCACCCTCGGGGTCTCGGACCTCGACCGCAGCGCCGGCTTCTACGAGCGGCTCGGTTGGCGCCGCTCGGCCAAGTCCAGCCCCGAGATCGTCTGGTTCCGCACCGCCGACTCCGTCCTCGGCCTGTTCCCGTACGAGGAGCTGGCCGCCGACGCGGGCGTCCCCGCCACCGGCGAGCCGTCCTTCCGAGGGGTGACCCTCGCGGTGAACCTGGAATCACCCGAACGGGTGGACGCCGCGCTGAAGGTGGCGGTGGAGGCCGGCGCCACGGTGGTCAAGCCGCCGGCCGCCACATCCTGGGGCGGCTACTCCGGCTACTTCGAGGACCCGGACGGGCACCTGTGGGAGCTGGCCCACAACCCGTTCTTCCCGTTCACCGAGACCGGCCAGCTCGACCTGGCGTAG
- a CDS encoding SRPBCC family protein: MKLFYAGPSLATLHTEYAKQGRIDDRAPVASASQTRIEAPVERVWAVVADVAGWHRFLPAHRVLELADGVREDARFVWAMGSTRITSRFAVVDPGRELTWTGLAMGVKAVDRHVLTPTGDGATLLRIEESMAAPVVAVLFGRERLRTQHEQWLAAVKAAAEAA; this comes from the coding sequence ATGAAGCTGTTCTACGCGGGCCCGTCGCTGGCGACCCTGCACACCGAGTACGCCAAGCAGGGCCGGATCGACGACCGGGCGCCGGTGGCCTCCGCCTCGCAGACCCGGATCGAGGCGCCCGTCGAGCGGGTCTGGGCGGTCGTCGCCGACGTCGCCGGCTGGCACCGCTTCCTGCCCGCCCACCGGGTGCTGGAGCTGGCGGACGGGGTGCGGGAGGACGCCCGGTTCGTCTGGGCGATGGGCTCGACCAGGATCACCTCCCGGTTCGCGGTGGTCGACCCGGGCCGCGAACTCACCTGGACGGGCCTGGCGATGGGCGTCAAGGCCGTCGACCGGCACGTCCTGACCCCCACCGGGGACGGCGCTACGCTGCTCCGGATCGAGGAGTCGATGGCCGCGCCGGTGGTCGCCGTCCTGTTCGGCCGGGAGCGGCTGCGCACCCAGCACGAGCAGTGGCTGGCCGCCGTGAAGGCGGCGGCCGAGGCGGCCTGA
- a CDS encoding alkaline phosphatase PhoX, which translates to MSLSRRDFVNRSTLVGAGVLIAGSAEALATAPGAIAAPVGGEAQAAETADAERAAVGYGPLLADPENLLALPKGFKYKVITRAGVTKLKTGEFTPSNHDGTSAFEDERGGNLLVVNHELAGARANWPNPVPLTEGHVYDPGAAGGCTVVHAKADGTVEEWVGIAGTATNCAGGVTPWGTWLSGEETEDKAGKNGFTKDHGYIFEVDPFDDEYNLNPQPVKAFGRYAHEAVVVDPKRGHVYLTEDASNPNGLLFRWTPPAGFKHGRYKLRALAADAGVLEAFKVFDSQGKFIDDLSRATKVGTTYGVDWVKVEDRDARTVSVRKQFKDGEVTRARKLEGMWWGDGGFHFVSSFARSESPLQHDGQVWFYNPVRRTITLKVLLGVNTDVFGDHDNYDGPDNITVSPYGGIVIAEDGEGVSHLFGATEDGLTYPIARNDLNIGTAEKPEFSEFTGVTFSDDGRTLFANIQVPGIQLAITGPWHRLNEHHRGQGYGA; encoded by the coding sequence ATGTCGCTGTCCCGTCGGGACTTCGTCAACCGTTCCACCCTCGTCGGCGCCGGTGTGCTGATCGCGGGCAGTGCCGAGGCGCTGGCCACCGCCCCGGGCGCGATCGCCGCTCCGGTCGGTGGGGAGGCGCAGGCCGCCGAGACCGCCGACGCCGAGCGTGCCGCCGTCGGCTACGGCCCGCTGCTCGCCGACCCGGAGAACCTGCTGGCCCTGCCCAAGGGCTTCAAGTACAAGGTGATCACCCGCGCCGGTGTCACCAAGCTGAAGACCGGCGAGTTCACCCCGAGCAACCACGACGGCACCTCCGCCTTCGAGGACGAGCGCGGCGGCAACCTGCTGGTCGTCAACCACGAGCTGGCCGGCGCCCGCGCCAACTGGCCGAACCCGGTGCCGTTGACCGAGGGTCACGTCTACGACCCGGGCGCGGCCGGCGGCTGCACCGTCGTGCACGCCAAGGCCGACGGCACGGTCGAGGAGTGGGTCGGCATCGCCGGCACCGCCACCAACTGCGCGGGTGGCGTCACCCCGTGGGGCACCTGGCTGAGCGGCGAGGAGACCGAGGACAAGGCCGGCAAGAACGGCTTCACCAAGGACCACGGCTACATCTTCGAGGTCGACCCCTTCGACGACGAGTACAACCTCAACCCGCAGCCGGTGAAGGCCTTCGGCCGCTACGCGCACGAGGCCGTCGTGGTGGACCCGAAGCGCGGTCACGTGTACCTGACCGAGGACGCGTCCAACCCGAACGGACTGCTGTTCCGCTGGACCCCGCCGGCCGGCTTCAAGCACGGCCGCTACAAGCTGCGCGCGCTGGCCGCGGACGCCGGTGTGCTGGAGGCCTTCAAGGTCTTCGACTCGCAGGGCAAGTTCATCGACGACCTGTCGCGCGCCACCAAGGTCGGCACCACGTACGGCGTGGACTGGGTCAAGGTCGAGGACCGCGACGCCCGGACGGTCTCCGTCCGCAAGCAGTTCAAGGACGGCGAGGTGACCCGCGCCCGCAAGCTGGAGGGCATGTGGTGGGGTGACGGCGGCTTCCACTTCGTCTCCAGCTTCGCCCGTTCGGAGAGCCCGCTGCAGCACGACGGCCAGGTGTGGTTCTACAACCCGGTCCGCCGCACCATCACCCTCAAGGTGCTGCTCGGCGTGAACACCGACGTGTTCGGTGACCACGACAACTACGACGGCCCGGACAACATCACCGTCTCGCCGTACGGCGGCATCGTGATCGCCGAGGACGGCGAGGGTGTCAGCCACCTGTTCGGCGCGACCGAGGACGGCCTGACCTACCCGATCGCCCGCAACGACCTGAACATCGGCACGGCGGAGAAGCCGGAGTTCAGCGAGTTCACCGGAGTGACCTTCTCGGACGACGGCAGGACGCTGTTCGCCAACATCCAGGTGCCGGGCATCCAGCTCGCCATCACCGGCCCGTGGCACCGGCTGAACGAGCACCACCGCGGCCAGGGCTACGGCGCCTGA
- a CDS encoding NAD(P)/FAD-dependent oxidoreductase: protein MNGVRKAIVVGGGIAGPVTALALRRAGIEASVHEAYDTTADGVGGAFTLAPNGLAALRLVGLGAEVEEIGQPITRMLIDDPNGRPMARFDGVPGLPPSRVLWRSELYALLHERLRQEGIPVSFGRRLVGADETPDGVTAHFADGSTATGDLLVGADGVRSVVRTLVDPTAPGPRNVGLLGFGGFSDHVPATGAGPDGPRAMHFANGRRAFFGWWALPEGGTAWFSNLPYKELMTPAEARAVPVAEWVERLLAQHAGDTPAEDVLRAVRPDSLVSVGSMHIQPKVPRWYRGRLVLVGDSVHAPSPSSGQGASLAVESAVQLARCLRDIPEPQAAFAAYEALRRPRVEKIIARAERSNSEKSAGPLARTLTRMLAPVALRTFLTPEKMFGPVHRYAIDWDERATG from the coding sequence ATGAACGGAGTACGGAAAGCCATCGTCGTCGGCGGCGGCATCGCCGGGCCGGTGACCGCCCTGGCCCTGCGCCGGGCGGGCATCGAGGCGAGCGTCCACGAGGCGTACGACACCACCGCCGACGGCGTCGGCGGTGCCTTCACCCTCGCCCCGAACGGCCTGGCCGCGCTGCGCCTGGTCGGCCTGGGCGCGGAGGTGGAGGAGATCGGGCAGCCGATCACCCGGATGCTGATCGACGACCCGAACGGACGGCCGATGGCCCGGTTCGACGGGGTGCCGGGCCTGCCGCCCAGCCGGGTGCTGTGGCGCTCGGAGCTGTACGCCCTGCTGCACGAGCGGCTGCGCCAGGAGGGCATCCCCGTCAGCTTCGGCCGGCGGCTGGTCGGCGCGGACGAGACCCCCGACGGCGTCACCGCGCACTTCGCCGACGGCTCCACCGCCACCGGCGACCTGCTGGTCGGCGCGGACGGCGTCCGCTCCGTGGTGCGCACCCTCGTCGACCCGACCGCGCCCGGGCCGCGCAACGTCGGGCTGCTGGGCTTCGGCGGCTTCAGCGACCACGTGCCGGCCACCGGGGCCGGCCCGGACGGCCCGCGGGCCATGCACTTCGCCAACGGGCGGCGGGCCTTCTTCGGCTGGTGGGCGCTGCCCGAGGGCGGCACCGCCTGGTTCAGCAACCTCCCGTACAAGGAGCTGATGACGCCGGCCGAGGCCCGCGCGGTGCCGGTGGCCGAGTGGGTCGAGCGGCTGCTCGCGCAGCACGCCGGGGACACTCCCGCCGAGGACGTGCTCCGCGCCGTCCGCCCGGACAGCCTGGTCAGCGTCGGCTCCATGCACATCCAGCCGAAGGTGCCGCGCTGGTACCGCGGCCGGCTGGTGCTGGTCGGCGACTCGGTGCACGCGCCGTCCCCCAGCTCGGGCCAGGGCGCCTCGCTCGCGGTGGAGAGCGCCGTGCAGCTCGCCCGATGCCTGCGGGACATCCCGGAGCCGCAGGCCGCCTTCGCCGCCTACGAGGCGCTGCGCCGGCCCCGGGTGGAGAAGATCATCGCGCGGGCGGAGCGCAGCAACAGCGAGAAGTCGGCCGGGCCGCTCGCCAGGACCCTCACCCGGATGCTGGCACCGGTCGCGCTGCGCACCTTCCTGACGCCGGAGAAGATGTTCGGCCCGGTGCACCGCTACGCCATCGACTGGGACGAGCGCGCGACGGGCTGA
- a CDS encoding proline dehydrogenase family protein produces the protein MLRSALLAASRSPQVRTVVEKFPPTHAIVERFVAGELLDDAVTACDDLVATGRTVTLDHLGEDTKDAAQAAGTAEAYEHLLTALKDTGLAAGAEVSVKLSAVGQFLPVDGEKIALENARRICAAAADAGTTVTLDMEDHTTTDSTLSIARELRADYPWLGVVLQAYLRRTEADCEEFAAAGSRVRLCKGAYKEPESVAFQGKREVDLAYVRALKVLMAGQGYPMVASHDPNMIKIAGQLAEWNGRKRDSFEYQMLYGIRPEEQLRLAAEGNTMRVYLPYGQEWYGYFMRRLAERPANLTFFLRAMATRG, from the coding sequence ATGCTCCGTTCCGCCCTCCTCGCCGCCTCCCGCTCCCCGCAGGTGCGCACCGTCGTCGAGAAGTTCCCCCCGACCCACGCGATCGTCGAGCGCTTCGTCGCCGGCGAGCTGCTCGACGACGCGGTCACCGCCTGCGACGACCTGGTGGCCACCGGCCGCACGGTCACCCTGGACCACCTCGGCGAGGACACCAAGGACGCCGCCCAGGCCGCCGGCACCGCCGAGGCGTACGAGCACCTGCTGACCGCCCTCAAGGACACCGGCCTGGCGGCCGGCGCCGAGGTCTCGGTCAAGCTCTCGGCGGTCGGCCAGTTCCTGCCGGTGGACGGCGAGAAGATCGCGCTGGAGAACGCCCGCCGGATCTGCGCGGCGGCCGCCGACGCCGGCACCACGGTCACCCTGGACATGGAGGACCACACCACCACGGACTCCACCCTGTCGATCGCCCGCGAGCTGCGCGCCGACTACCCGTGGCTCGGCGTCGTCCTCCAGGCCTACCTGCGGCGCACCGAGGCCGACTGCGAGGAGTTCGCGGCCGCGGGTTCGCGGGTGCGGCTCTGCAAGGGCGCCTACAAGGAGCCCGAGTCGGTCGCCTTCCAGGGCAAGCGCGAGGTGGACCTCGCGTACGTCCGCGCGCTCAAGGTCCTGATGGCGGGCCAGGGTTACCCCATGGTGGCCTCGCACGACCCGAACATGATCAAGATCGCCGGCCAGCTGGCCGAGTGGAACGGCCGCAAGCGCGACAGCTTCGAGTACCAGATGCTCTACGGCATCCGCCCCGAGGAGCAGCTGCGACTGGCCGCCGAGGGCAACACCATGCGGGTCTACCTCCCGTACGGCCAGGAGTGGTACGGCTACTTCATGCGCCGCCTGGCCGAGCGCCCGGCCAACCTGACCTTCTTCCTGCGCGCGATGGCCACCCGGGGCTGA
- the pruA gene encoding L-glutamate gamma-semialdehyde dehydrogenase yields the protein MDAVTQVPAPVNEPVRSYAPGSPERARLEAKLKELGGQEPVQLTMTINGERRMGGGAEIHVVQPHNHAARLGTLRSATREDAQDAVDTALAAAPAWQALSFDSRAAIFLKAADLLAGPWRETLAAATMLGQSKTAQQAEIDTPCELVDFLRFNVHFARQILAEQPISSDGVWNRSDHRPLEGFVYAITPFNFTAIAGNLPTAPALMGNVVLWKPSPTQQFSAHLLMQLLEEAGLPKGVINMVTGDGLAVSEVALKHPALAGIHFTGSTATFQHLWREVGNNIAGYRTYPRIVGETGGKDFLVAHPSAHPDVLRTAMTRGAFEFQGQKCSALSRAYVPASLWAGLKDEFRAEVEGLTMGDVTDLSNFMSAVIDERAFAKNKAAIDRAQADPSVEVLAGGTYDDSVGYFVRPTVLVCADPTAEYFRDEYFGPILAVHVYEDDKYDEMLAQMESASPYGLTGAIIAQDRAAAQDAMHKLRFAAGNFYINDKPTGAVVGQQPFGGGRASGTNDKAGAKQNLTRWTSTRSVKETFVPPTDYRYPHMG from the coding sequence ATGGATGCTGTGACCCAGGTCCCCGCGCCGGTGAACGAGCCGGTCCGCAGCTACGCCCCCGGCAGCCCGGAACGGGCCCGCCTGGAGGCCAAGCTGAAGGAGCTGGGCGGCCAGGAGCCGGTCCAGCTGACCATGACGATCAACGGTGAGCGCCGGATGGGTGGCGGCGCCGAGATCCACGTCGTCCAGCCGCACAACCACGCGGCACGGCTCGGCACCCTGCGCAGCGCCACCCGCGAGGACGCGCAGGACGCCGTCGACACCGCACTCGCCGCCGCTCCGGCGTGGCAGGCGCTCTCCTTCGACTCCCGCGCCGCGATCTTCCTCAAGGCCGCCGACCTGCTGGCCGGCCCCTGGCGCGAGACGCTGGCCGCCGCCACCATGCTCGGCCAGTCGAAGACCGCCCAGCAGGCCGAGATCGACACGCCCTGCGAGCTGGTCGACTTCCTGCGCTTCAACGTGCACTTCGCCCGCCAGATCCTGGCCGAGCAGCCGATCTCCTCGGACGGCGTGTGGAACCGCAGCGACCACCGCCCGCTGGAGGGCTTCGTCTACGCGATCACCCCGTTCAACTTCACCGCCATCGCCGGCAACCTGCCGACCGCGCCGGCGCTGATGGGCAACGTGGTGCTCTGGAAGCCGTCCCCCACCCAGCAGTTCTCCGCGCACCTGCTGATGCAGCTGCTGGAGGAGGCCGGCCTGCCCAAGGGCGTCATCAACATGGTCACCGGCGACGGCCTGGCCGTCTCCGAGGTCGCCCTCAAGCACCCCGCGCTGGCCGGCATCCACTTCACCGGCTCCACCGCGACCTTCCAGCACCTGTGGCGCGAGGTCGGCAACAACATCGCCGGCTACCGCACCTACCCGCGGATCGTCGGCGAGACCGGCGGCAAGGACTTCCTGGTCGCCCACCCGTCGGCCCACCCGGACGTGCTGCGCACCGCGATGACCCGCGGCGCCTTCGAGTTCCAGGGCCAGAAGTGCTCCGCGCTCTCCCGCGCGTACGTCCCGGCCTCGCTCTGGGCCGGTCTGAAGGACGAGTTCCGCGCCGAGGTCGAGGGCCTGACCATGGGCGACGTCACCGACCTGTCGAACTTCATGAGCGCCGTCATCGACGAGCGCGCGTTCGCCAAGAACAAGGCCGCCATCGACCGCGCCCAGGCCGACCCCTCGGTCGAGGTGCTGGCCGGCGGCACGTACGACGACTCGGTGGGCTACTTCGTCCGCCCGACCGTGCTGGTCTGCGCCGACCCGACGGCGGAGTACTTCCGCGACGAGTACTTCGGCCCGATCCTCGCCGTGCACGTCTACGAGGACGACAAGTACGACGAGATGCTCGCCCAGATGGAGTCCGCCTCCCCGTACGGCCTGACCGGCGCGATCATCGCCCAGGACCGCGCGGCCGCCCAGGACGCCATGCACAAGCTGCGCTTCGCGGCGGGCAACTTCTACATCAACGACAAGCCGACCGGCGCCGTCGTCGGCCAGCAGCCCTTCGGCGGCGGCCGGGCCTCCGGCACCAACGACAAGGCCGGCGCGAAGCAGAACCTCACCCGGTGGACCTCGACCCGCTCGGTCAAGGAGACCTTCGTCCCGCCGACGGACTACCGCTACCCGCACATGGGCTGA